A genome region from Oncorhynchus masou masou isolate Uvic2021 chromosome 14, UVic_Omas_1.1, whole genome shotgun sequence includes the following:
- the LOC135554702 gene encoding zinc finger protein 883-like, translating to MMDRDRASPSPSTLPESPGHNSPGSALLLGLKRVFVQLVDCRKTAGQSGTVREGHEEGDLISSRDTPYYCSLSGRGLSSGEPQHPVADETEKSVSRSEHLKKHQQRRTGKKPHHCCSDCGKSFTSQSGFIIHCDQCGKSFAASNTFKSNVRIHTGEKPYPCLYCGKRFVSAGALTVHQRVHTGEKPYSCDQCGKSFNKSVHLTTHQLIHTGVKPYSCDQCGKSFNKSVHLTTHQRTHTGEKPYSCDQCGNSFAVASSLTRHQVTHTGEKPYSCDQCGKSFAVASSLTRHQVTHTGERTYVCLCGKSFALASTLTAHQRTHTGEKPYSCDQCGKSFAVSEKLTIHQRTHTGEKPYSCYQCGKSFAVSEKLTRHQRTHTGEKPYSCAECWKSFNQSVHLTTHQLTHTGEKPYSCDQCGKSFAAASTLNRHHRTHTGEKPYRCDTCGKSFSQSGSLISHQRTHTREKPYVCLCGEIFAHSGPMRQHQKAKMCRISSPSYLAPVPDP from the exons GACAGAGCTAGTCCGTCCCCCTCCACCCTGCCGGAGTCCCCTGGTCACAACTCTCCTGGGAGCGCCTTACTGCTGGGTCTGAAGAGGGTGTTTGTGCAGCTGGTCGACTGCAGGAAAACAGCAGGGCAGAGTGGAACTGTGAGAGAAGGACACGAGGAGGGAGATTTGATTTCATCAA GGGACACCCCGTACTATTGTTCTCTTAGTGGGAGGGGCTTATcatctggggagcctcaacatcCTGTTGCTGACGAGACAGAGAAGAGTGTCTCCAGATCAGAACATctcaagaaacaccagcagagacGTACAGGGAAGAAACCTCaccactgctgctctgactgtgggaagagtttcacaaGCCAGAGTGGCTTCATTATTcactgtgatcagtgtgggaagagttttgctgcATCTAACACCTTCAAATCTAATGTAAGAATtcatacaggggagaagccttacccctgtctttattGTGGGAAAAGGTTTGTTAGTGCAGGAGCCTTAACTGTACACCAGCGtgtacacactggagagaaaccttatagctgtgatcagtgtggaaaGAGCTTCAATAAGTCAGTCCACCTGACTACACACCAGCTAATACACACTGGAgtgaagccttatagctgtgatcagtgtgggaagagcttcaataAGTCAGTCCACCTGACTAcacaccagcgaacacacactggagagaaaccttatagctgtgatcagtgtgggaataGCTTTGCTGTAGCTTCCTCCCTGACTagacaccaggtaacacacactggagagaaaccttacagctgtgatcagtgtgggaagagctttgctGTAGCTTCCTCCCTAACTagacaccaggtaacacacactggagagaggacTTATGTCTGTCTATGTGGGAAGAGCTTTGCTCTCGCTTCCACCCTGACTGcacaccagcgaacacacactggagagaagccttatagctgtgatcagtgtggaaagagctttGCTGTATCAGAAAAACTAACTATACATCagcgaacacacactggagagaagccttatagctgttatcagtgtgggaagagctttgctGTATCAGAAAAACTAACTAgacaccagcgaacacacacaggagagaagccttatagctgtgctGAGTGTTGGAAGAGCTTCAATCAGTCAGTCCACCTGACAACACACCAactgacacacactggagagaaaccttacagctgtgatcagtgtgggaagagctttgctGCAGCTTCCACCCTGAATCGACACCAtcgaacacacactggagagaagccttacagaTGTGATACTTGTGGAAAGAGCTTCAGTCAATCAGGGAGCCTGATTTcacaccagcgaacacacactAGAGAGAAACCCtatgtttgtctgtgtggagAGATCTTTGCTCATTCAGGGCCAATGAGACAACACCAAAAAGCAAAAATGTGCCGtatttcctctccctcctatctgGCACCGGTTCCAGATCCATAA
- the LOC135554839 gene encoding oocyte zinc finger protein XlCOF22-like, producing the protein MWLDSHREKPYCCSQCGKSFSASNAFQSHLQIHAGERPYPCLDQSSNLTTHQLTQTGVKPFICDQCGKSFAVASTLSRHQVTHTGEKPYSCDQCGKSFAVVSSLIRHHRTHTGEKPYSCYQCGKSFAVSEKLTIHQRTHTGEKPYSCDQCGKSFAVVSSLIRHHRTHTGEKPYSCYQCGKSFALSEKLTIHQRTHTGEKPYRCDQCGKSFAVASTLNRHQLTHSGEKPYSCDQCGKSFAVVSS; encoded by the exons ATGTGGT TGGATTCACACCGGGAGAAACCGTACTGCTGCTCTCAGTGCGGGAAGAGTTTCAGTGCTTCTAACGCCTTCCAATCTCATCTGCAAATTCATGCAGGGGAGAGGCCTTACCCTTGCCTTGATCAGTCAAgcaacctgactacacaccagCTAACACAAACTGGAGTGAAGCCTTTTATCTGTGAtcagtgtggaaagagctttGCTGTAGCTTCCACCCTGAGTAGACACCAGGttacacacactggagagaagccttatagctgtgatcagtgtgggaaaaGCTTTGCTGTAGTTTCCTCCCTGATTAGACACCAtcgaacacacactggagagaagccttatagctgttaTCAATGTGGAAAGAGCTTTGCTGTATCAGAAAAACTAACTATacaccagcgaacacacacaggagaaaagccttatagctgtgatcagtgtgggaagagctttgctGTAGTTTCCTCCCTGATTAGACACCAtcgaacacacactggagagaagccttatagctgttatcagtgtggaaagagctttGCTTTATCAGAAAAACTAACTATacaccagcgaacacacacaggtgagaagCCTTAtcgctgtgatcagtgtgggaagagctttgctGTAGCTTCCACCCTGAATAGACACCAGCtaacacacagtggagagaagccttacagctgtgatcagtgtgggaagagctttgctGTAGTTTCCTCCTGA